Proteins found in one Zea mays cultivar B73 chromosome 1, Zm-B73-REFERENCE-NAM-5.0, whole genome shotgun sequence genomic segment:
- the LOC100273013 gene encoding uncharacterized protein LOC100273013, translating into MAAAWPLSAIAGILPASLSLTLLLATLVSILVLGAAAFFFEHIRKIGCMHSLERSAVSDAFFEDPNSLKKVPCPSVLDPPEKYISLIVPAYNEEYRLPEALTETLNYLKRRSTADKSFSYEVLIVDDGSTDGTSKVAFSFVKKHKIDNVRVLLLGRNHGKGEAVRKGMLHSRGELLLMLDADGATKVTDLEKLEAQVHALAKKAKSSPGTSTSSSQNLSDVEVAVFGSRAHLEKQALATRKWYRNFLMKGFHLVVLLTAGPGIKDTQCGFKMFTRAAARKLFTNIRLKRWCFDVELVYLCKRLRIPMVEVSVNWTEIPGSKVRMTSIMHMVFELLLIKVGYGLGIWKIGS; encoded by the exons ATGGCCGCCGCCTGGCCTCTCTCCGCCATCGCCGGCATCCTGCCGGCCTCCCTCTCGCTGACCCTCCTCCTCGCCACCCTC GTATCCATCCTGGTGCTGGGCGCAGCGGCGTTCTTCTTCGAGCACATCCGCAAGATAGGATGCATGCACTC GCTGGAGAGGTCCGCCGTCTCGGACGCCTTCTTCGAGGACCCCAACTCGCTCAAGAAG GTGCCCTGCCCGTCGGTTTTGGATCCTCCTGAGAAATATATTTCGTTGATAGTTCCTGCCTACAATGAGGAGTATCGACTCCCCGAGGCTCTTACAGAAACACTCAA CTACTTGAAGCGGAGATCAACTGCTGACAAGTCCTTTTCATATGAG GTATTGATTGTCGATGATGGTAGCACTGATGGGACCTCTAAAGTCGCTTTCAGTTTTGTAAAGAAACACAAGATTGATAATGTTAGAGTTCTTCTACTTGGAAGAAATCATGGGAAAGGTGAAGCAGTCCGAAAA GGAATGCTTCATTCACGTGGTGAACTATTACTCATGCTTGATGCTGATGGTGCAACTAAAGTGACCGATTTGGAAAAGCTTGAAGCTCAG GTTCATGCATTGGCTAAGAAAGCTAAGTCTAGCCCAGGGACATCTACTAGTTCATCTCAGAATCTATCTGATGTTGAAGTTGCTGTTTTTGGTTCCCGAGCTCATCTAGAGAAGCAGGCTCTTGCGACA AGGAAATGGTATAGAAACTTTCTTATGAAAGGTTTCCATTTGGTAGTTTTGTTGACTGCTGGTCCCGGGATCAAAGATACACAG TGTGGGTTTAAGATGTTCACACGAGCAGCTGCAAGGAAGCTTTTCACAAATATCAGATTGAAGAG GTGGTGTTTCGATGTTGAACTTGTATACCTGTGCAAGCGCCTCAGGATCCCAATGGTAGAAGTATCCGTTAATTGGACCGAGATACCTGGATCCAAAGTGCGCATGACGAGCATCATGCACATGGTATTCGAGCTCCTGCTGATCAAAGTAGGTTATGGACTGGGGATATGGAAAATCGGCTCGTAG